A single genomic interval of Chitinophaga sp. 180180018-3 harbors:
- a CDS encoding TetR/AcrR family transcriptional regulator, which yields MHTEAKDEMRDKILEAALKRFTHYGASKTTMNEIADDLHCSKASLYYYFPDKRAMHIAVLTKIAETYFQEMERVADEVKPASKALYTLIDVRQTFIAKFCRLELFKIIQDHSTLFLEEKRNAKRREIEMHTRIFESGIAEGEFEMDDPAEKAELFVYALMGLRFSIPDQIREDMEVDEETFERIVKKQKQLLKIFIKGIKAS from the coding sequence ATGCATACAGAGGCAAAAGATGAGATGAGGGATAAGATCCTGGAGGCGGCTCTGAAGCGTTTTACTCATTATGGCGCTTCAAAAACAACGATGAACGAGATTGCGGACGATCTGCATTGCTCGAAAGCATCGCTGTATTATTACTTTCCTGACAAGAGAGCAATGCACATCGCAGTACTGACGAAGATAGCAGAAACTTACTTCCAGGAAATGGAGCGTGTTGCCGACGAGGTTAAACCAGCCAGCAAGGCTTTATATACATTGATAGATGTCAGGCAGACATTCATAGCAAAATTTTGCCGCCTGGAGCTTTTTAAGATCATACAGGATCATTCAACGCTTTTCCTGGAAGAAAAACGGAACGCCAAGCGGCGGGAAATAGAAATGCATACCCGGATTTTTGAATCGGGCATCGCAGAGGGTGAGTTTGAAATGGATGATCCGGCTGAAAAAGCTGAACTGTTTGTATATGCCCTGATGGGGTTACGGTTTTCCATACCGGATCAGATCCGGGAGGATATGGAGGTAGATGAGGAAACATTCGAACGGATAGTAAAGAAACAAAAGCAACTGCTGAAGATCTTCATTAAAGGAATTAAGGCTTCTTAA
- the dnaN gene encoding DNA polymerase III subunit beta has protein sequence MKFIVSSSTLLKQLQQISGVINSNTVLPILEDFLFLIDKNELTVVATDLETVMRVKLEVEAKESGRICIPAKILMDSLKNLPDQPLTFHIDVNSYAVEITSDNGKYKVMGENPENFPKEPAADDTTSFTMTSTGLVTAINKTLFAVSNDDLRPAMTGVFFELSPESLTFVATDAHRLVKYVRTDVKCPKSDSFIVPKKPLNLLKSALPDNDSEIKISYSQNHFFVQHDGAQMICRLIDARFPDYKVVIPKDNPYRLTVVKSDFQNALKRVGVFANKSTNQVALNITGSELQLSAQDVDFSFEGNERMNCQYTGDDMQIAFNAKFLIEMLNAAEGDEIAVDLATATKAGILRPSEKEENEDLLMLVMPLMLNN, from the coding sequence ATGAAATTTATTGTTTCTTCCTCTACTTTATTAAAACAATTACAACAGATCAGCGGGGTTATCAATTCGAATACAGTATTGCCTATACTGGAGGATTTTCTGTTCCTGATTGACAAAAACGAGCTGACCGTAGTTGCGACCGATCTGGAAACTGTTATGCGGGTGAAGCTGGAGGTGGAAGCCAAGGAAAGCGGAAGGATCTGTATTCCGGCGAAGATTCTGATGGATTCTCTCAAAAACCTGCCGGACCAGCCGCTGACTTTCCACATTGATGTGAATTCCTATGCAGTAGAAATCACTTCAGACAATGGTAAGTATAAGGTGATGGGTGAAAACCCGGAAAACTTCCCGAAAGAACCGGCGGCCGACGACACAACTTCCTTTACCATGACCTCCACCGGCCTGGTAACCGCTATCAATAAAACATTGTTCGCGGTAAGTAACGACGATCTGCGCCCGGCAATGACAGGCGTATTCTTTGAACTGTCGCCCGAAAGCCTGACTTTCGTAGCTACCGACGCTCACCGCCTCGTTAAATACGTAAGAACAGATGTAAAATGCCCTAAATCCGACAGCTTCATCGTGCCTAAAAAGCCGCTGAACCTGCTGAAATCAGCGTTGCCCGACAACGATTCTGAAATAAAGATCTCTTATAGCCAAAATCACTTCTTTGTACAGCATGATGGCGCACAAATGATCTGCCGCCTGATCGATGCCCGGTTCCCGGATTACAAGGTAGTGATCCCGAAAGATAATCCTTACCGGCTGACAGTAGTGAAAAGCGACTTCCAGAACGCCCTCAAACGCGTAGGTGTTTTTGCCAACAAGAGCACCAATCAGGTAGCACTGAACATTACCGGCAGTGAACTGCAGTTGTCTGCTCAGGATGTGGATTTCTCTTTCGAGGGTAATGAACGCATGAACTGCCAGTACACCGGCGATGACATGCAGATTGCTTTCAACGCGAAATTTCTTATCGAGATGCTGAACGCAGCAGAAGGAGATGAAATCGCTGTTGACCTGGCCACCGCCACCAAAGCAGGTATCCTCAGACCTTCCGAAAAAGAAGAAAACGAAGACCTGCTGATGCTGGTAATGCCGCTCATGTTGAACAATTAA
- a CDS encoding pyridoxal phosphate-dependent aminotransferase produces the protein MKLSHLAETLIGSEIIKLAAEIKEKQAKGEKIYNFTIGDFDPKVFPIPVEFEQEIITAYKEHLTNYPPADGIAELRQAVSGFIAEREGLTYDPAKEIVISCGGRPIIYATFRTIVDRGEKIVYATPSWNNNHYTHFLEAEHVVLETTPENFFMPTAAELKPLLKGATLLAICSPQNPTGTTFGKQQLEEICDLVLAENKSRGAGEKPLYVLFDQMYWVLTFGETHHYNPVSLRPEMKDYTVFIDGMSKAFAATGVRVGWALGPAHVIGKMKSILSHVGAWSPMAEQKAAARYLVQKEQVDAYLKHFKGEIEERLVKIYQGFDRLKKAGHRVEAIAPQAAIYLTIKFDLVGKKTADGTVLADQAAVTSYILNEAKLALVPFYAFGSAKTSPWYRLSVGTCVKEEIPAMFEKLQAALEKLS, from the coding sequence ATGAAACTGTCTCATTTAGCCGAAACACTGATTGGATCCGAAATCATTAAGTTAGCAGCTGAAATAAAGGAGAAGCAGGCCAAGGGTGAGAAGATATACAATTTCACCATCGGCGATTTTGACCCTAAGGTATTTCCTATCCCGGTTGAATTTGAACAGGAGATCATAACAGCCTATAAGGAGCACCTGACCAATTACCCGCCAGCAGATGGTATTGCAGAGTTAAGACAGGCGGTGAGCGGCTTTATTGCTGAACGGGAAGGCCTTACTTATGATCCTGCCAAAGAAATCGTGATTTCCTGCGGCGGCCGTCCTATTATCTACGCTACTTTCCGGACCATTGTAGACCGTGGTGAGAAGATCGTTTACGCTACTCCTTCCTGGAACAATAACCACTATACTCACTTCCTCGAAGCAGAGCACGTGGTACTGGAAACCACACCGGAAAACTTTTTCATGCCTACGGCGGCTGAACTGAAACCTTTGCTGAAGGGTGCTACCCTGCTGGCGATCTGCTCTCCGCAGAACCCAACCGGTACTACATTTGGCAAGCAGCAGCTGGAAGAAATATGCGACCTGGTACTCGCTGAAAACAAATCCCGTGGCGCTGGTGAAAAACCGCTCTACGTACTGTTCGACCAGATGTACTGGGTGCTGACCTTTGGTGAAACCCACCACTACAACCCGGTTAGCCTCCGTCCTGAAATGAAGGACTATACCGTTTTCATCGATGGTATGAGTAAAGCATTTGCTGCTACCGGTGTGAGAGTAGGCTGGGCCCTCGGTCCTGCTCATGTGATTGGCAAAATGAAATCCATCCTCTCCCATGTGGGCGCCTGGAGCCCAATGGCCGAGCAGAAGGCTGCTGCACGCTACCTCGTTCAGAAAGAGCAGGTAGATGCTTATCTGAAACACTTCAAAGGAGAAATCGAAGAGCGACTGGTAAAGATCTATCAGGGCTTCGATCGGCTGAAGAAAGCCGGACATCGTGTGGAAGCTATTGCTCCGCAGGCTGCTATCTATCTCACTATAAAATTCGACCTGGTAGGTAAGAAAACAGCAGATGGTACTGTACTGGCCGATCAGGCAGCAGTTACTTCTTATATTCTCAACGAAGCCAAACTGGCACTGGTGCCATTCTACGCTTTCGGTTCTGCGAAAACCTCTCCCTGGTACCGCCTTAGCGTAGGTACCTGCGTGAAAGAAGAGATCCCCGCTATGTTTGAGAAACTGCAGGCCGCTCTGGAAAAATTGAGCTAA
- a CDS encoding TetR/AcrR family transcriptional regulator produces the protein MVAKERILETALKMFRTYGVKGVTMFDIARDCGVSKKTVYEHFVDKQALIDEGMQQLLNSHIAYFNESLQNTDNAIEEMIRNMKYVVNIAKTLNPVMLHEIQKYHPDTWRSIESFKSDGILGNIKENLKRGMAEGLYRQNLHIDIVARMRQLQLEAAFDPIQYPADLFEMPLVMEQVTAHFILGIATIKGHKLVNQYLQIKEEE, from the coding sequence ATGGTCGCGAAAGAACGTATACTGGAAACAGCACTGAAAATGTTCAGAACCTACGGGGTGAAAGGTGTGACGATGTTTGATATTGCACGTGATTGCGGAGTATCCAAGAAAACGGTGTATGAACATTTTGTAGATAAACAGGCGTTGATAGACGAAGGGATGCAGCAGTTGCTTAATAGTCATATTGCGTACTTCAATGAAAGTCTGCAGAACACAGACAATGCTATTGAAGAAATGATCCGCAATATGAAGTATGTGGTTAACATCGCCAAAACCCTTAACCCGGTGATGTTACACGAGATTCAAAAGTATCATCCGGATACCTGGCGTAGCATCGAAAGTTTTAAATCAGATGGTATTCTCGGCAACATCAAAGAAAATTTAAAGAGAGGCATGGCGGAAGGCCTATACCGTCAGAACCTCCACATCGATATTGTGGCTCGTATGCGCCAGCTGCAGCTGGAGGCAGCATTCGACCCGATACAATACCCGGCAGATCTGTTTGAAATGCCACTGGTAATGGAACAGGTAACAGCCCATTTTATACTGGGAATTGCTACCATCAAAGGACATAAGCTGGTTAACCAGTACCTGCAAATTAAAGAAGAAGAATAA